One segment of Streptomyces sp. XD-27 DNA contains the following:
- a CDS encoding 3-hydroxybutyryl-CoA dehydrogenase, whose product MSAPIQRVGVVGGGQMGAGIAEVCARAGLDTVVCEADATAARAARERVAASLERAVQRGKLDRVHAEDALARLVFTGSLDDLADRQLVVEAVVEDPDVKTGIFAALDKIVEDPAAVLATNTSAIPVMRLGMATRRADRVLGLHFFNPAPVMPLLEVVTSLHTSAETVRTAEDFATATLGKTAIRSQDRSGFVVNALLIPYLLAAVRMAESGFATAADVDAGMELGCAHPMGPLKLADLIGLDTVAAIAESLYEEFKEPLYAPPPLLQRMVEAGLLGRKTGRGFHTYDR is encoded by the coding sequence ATGAGCGCACCCATCCAGCGGGTCGGCGTCGTCGGCGGCGGCCAGATGGGGGCCGGCATCGCGGAGGTCTGCGCCCGCGCCGGGCTCGACACGGTGGTCTGCGAGGCGGACGCCACGGCGGCCCGCGCCGCCCGGGAACGCGTGGCCGCATCCCTCGAACGCGCAGTCCAGCGCGGCAAACTGGACCGCGTCCACGCCGAGGACGCCCTTGCCCGGCTCGTCTTCACCGGCAGTCTCGACGACCTCGCCGACCGGCAGCTCGTCGTCGAGGCCGTCGTGGAGGACCCGGACGTGAAGACCGGGATCTTCGCCGCCCTCGACAAGATCGTCGAGGATCCGGCGGCGGTCCTGGCCACGAACACCTCCGCCATCCCCGTGATGCGCCTCGGCATGGCGACGCGGCGCGCCGACCGCGTGCTGGGCCTGCACTTCTTCAACCCGGCGCCCGTCATGCCGCTGCTGGAGGTCGTCACCTCGCTGCACACGAGCGCCGAAACGGTCCGCACGGCCGAGGACTTCGCCACCGCGACGCTCGGCAAGACCGCGATCCGCTCCCAGGACCGGTCCGGATTCGTCGTCAACGCGCTGCTCATCCCCTACCTCCTCGCGGCGGTCCGGATGGCCGAGTCCGGCTTCGCCACCGCCGCCGACGTGGACGCGGGCATGGAACTGGGCTGCGCCCACCCGATGGGACCGCTGAAGCTGGCCGACCTGATCGGCCTGGACACGGTCGCCGCCATCGCCGAGTCGCTGTACGAGGAGTTCAAAGAGCCCCTCTACGCCCCGCCGCCGCTGCTCCAGCGCATGGTCGAGGCGGGGCTGCTCGGACGGAAGACGGGCCGGGGGTTCCACACGTACGACCGGTGA